GCCGTTCCCGCCCGAGGCGAAGGCTGATCAGAGCGGCCTCCACGTCCCTCTCGACCGCCGACGCACCGTCCGGGGGCGACGGCGGTGCGGGCGCGAGGAAGGGCGCAGGGCTGGACATCGGCGTCACGGGATGGGCCGACAGGTCGAGTCCGACGCTGATCCTCAGGGGGACGGTGAGGTGGGCGATGCCGTCGGTCACCTGGACGCGTGCGCCATCGGTGCCGGGCAGTCCCTTCGCCCCGTCCACCGAGGGCGTGGAGGGGGCAGTGGGCAGCGGGGTGCCGACCGGTGCCGTGACCGTTTCACCGGTCGGCCCGGCGGTGAGCACCTCGTCGCGCAGCCGGGCCGCCGCACCGGTCAGCCTGATCGTGCTCAGCGCGCGCAGTATCCGGCTGATGCGCACCCCTTCGTTGGCCACCCAGGCCACTCGATCCTCGCCCATCTCCGGTGTCCACAGGGTGCCGTCGACGCTCAGGGGGCGGCCCTCGGCGTCGGTCTTCGGGACGGCCGAGTGGTGCAGTGCGACGACCTCCCACTGGTCGTTGAGGACCGGCGCACCCGACGAGCCCCGAAGGGTGTCGGTCGTGGAATGCAGGAACCGGTCCAGGATGTCGACGACCAGGTTCTCCCGCAGTGCCACTTGCTTGGGCTCGCCTCCGGGGTGCTGGATGACGTTGACGAACTCCCCGATGACGATCTTGCCCTGCTCCTCGCTGAGGGGCAGTAGGCCGAAGGAGGAGAGGGCTTCGCCTCGGCCTCCTTGCTCGGCCACCGCGACCAGGGTGAAGTCCAGTTCCCGGTCGGTGACGAAGAACCGCTGCGGCTCCAGTGGGAACACCGCCGGTACCAGGGGCCGGCCGTCCATCCCGGCCTGCAGAGCGAACGCGACGGTGCTGCGGCGTGCCTCCTCCTGACTGCGCAGCACATGGTTGTTGGTCAGCAGCAGGGAGGGCGAGACCATGAAGCCGGTGCCGTGGCCGCCGCCCGGCCCGCTGAGGGTGACCCGGCCGACCGAGCGGGCCACCAGCGCGCCCTTCTCCAGGAACGCGACCGGGGTGAGGTTGTTGCGCCCGATCAGGCGCTCCAGCCCCAGCATGTCACTGCCGAAGTGCTCGGGCGGCAGCCGCAAGGTGCTCCCGGACGTCGTGCGGGGCTCGGTCGGTTCCCGGTCGATCGCCCTGGCCTGGGACCAGTCGGTGCCGAGGCGGTTCAGCCGCTTCTCGACGCGCTCCGGTTCGTCGGCGTACAGCACGCCGCGGGTCCGGAGCAGTTTCTGATTGCGCTTGCGCCGCTCGGCCCGCTCCGCGAACCGGTCCGCGGCCCTCGTCAGCTGTGACAAGTAGCCGGATTCCGTGGGGGAGAAGAGTTCCGCCGTTGTCATGGGTCCGCCTCCCATGGGAAGGGGTGGGGAGTACGGCGCGCCACGCCACGAGTCGTGAGCTGAGCGATGCCTCGTCGGGGTGGGTGCCGAGGCGGCCGTGCGCGAAGAGCGCGGCCTCGCACGGGAGATCGCGGACCGGCCGTCACTGCGGCGTTCCGGGCACCTCGCGCTGTGGAGCGCTGCCGGGCACATGTCTTGGTGAACCGGTCCGCAGTCGCGTCGGCGAACCGGTCCGCAGTCGCGCGCGGACCTCCACAACTCCTGGGACGAGCCGTCGGCTTGATCCCATTCCAGGGTGGTCCCGGCCGCTCCTTGTGTTCGCTGCCCCCTCTTCCATGCTGACAGCAAGGGCAAACGCGCGCAAAAGGGCGGACATGTTCCCCGTCGGAGATCATGTCCGGCTCCGTCGTCCCGGATCTGGAGTTCAGCGCGGCCGCCGGCTCAGGCGTTGCCCTCGCGTAGCTCGTCACGGGTCTGCAGGGCCGCCAGCGCCGCACGCGACGTGACGCCGGTCTTGCGGTAGATGCGGGAGAGGTGGGTCTCCACCGTGCGCGGGCTGAGGAAGAGTCGCTCGGCGATGGCGGGACTGGTCAGGCCCTTCGCGACGAGGGCGGCGATCTCCCGCTCCCGCGCGGACAGCGCGGCCAGCACGGGCAGCTGCACGGCCGCGGGTTCCGGCGACGGCGTCCCGGCGTCCGCTCCCCTTCCCACACCCACCTCCGGGCCGGTCTCCGACTCCACGAAGACCGCAGGACGGATCGCCTCCGCGAGGCCGGTCAGCAGGTGAGCGCCGGCCTCGCCGCTCAGCCGTACCGCGCGCTCCCACATGGCACGGGCCCGGGCGGGGCGCCCCGCCGACGCGGTCAGCGGCGCCCCCATCAGCAGGGACTGCGCCTCCCACAGCCCACCCCGGCCCCGGCCGGCCTCCTCGGCGGCCTGCTCGAACAACTCGGACGCGGCGGCCAGATCACCCTCGGCCAACCGCACTTGCGCCCGGCTGCGCAGCGCGGACGCCCGCTGCGCCATGAGATCCAGCCGCTCCGCCTCCTTACGGGCGCGCTCCGCCCACTGCCGGGCATCGCCGTGGTCCCCGGTGAGCACGGAGGCGGAGACGAGGACCTCGGTGAACAGGGGTCGCATGCCCGGCTGCAGACCGGCGAGATCCTCCCCGCCCGCCCGCAGCAGGGCCGCCCGGGCCCGCACCGGATCACCGGCGTGGAGCGCGGCGAACCCCAGCACGCACCAAGCGATGGACGCCCACCAGCCGGTACCGGCGCCGGCCCGGGCGACGGCCTCCTCGGCCACGGCCACCGCACCACCGTCACCCGGCGGGAGCGCGGGGACCAGCGCCTGGGCCTTGGACGCCAGGACGAAGGCGAGCAACTCGTCGCTGCCGATGCCCCGGGCTATCGTCTCCGCCTCCTCCGCGAGTTCCAGGGCCGACGCCAGACGCAGTGTCATGACGTGGAGATGGGACAGGCAGAGCAGCAGATGCGGCACCACATAGAGCAGACCGCCCCGGCGGGCGATCACGAGGCCGCGCTCGGCGTGCCGTTCGGCGTCGGCGTACCGTTCCAGGAACGCCTCCGCCCAGCTGAGCCGGGCCAGTGGTTCGCACAGCCCCGCGAGATCCTGGTCGGTGAGGGAGTCGATGAGCGCGGCCGCCCGGTCGGTCGCCTCGGCGGCGGCCTCGGGGTTGCCCTCGTACGCCTCCCCGAGCGCGGTGACGGCGAGCCCGCCCGCCTCCGCGACCTCGTCGCCCAGCGACCGGGCCAGCTCCAGCGTGCGGGCCACGTCGTCGCGCACGTCCGGGTACGGGCTGGCGTGCGGCGCGGACGAGCCCAGCTCCAGGCCGAGTCGGACGGTCTCGGCGGGGGAGAGGTCGGCGCCCCGGGCCAGTTCGCGGCGGAGCAGGGCAACGGCCTCCGTGTACCGGCCGAGATGGCGCTCCATCACCGCGCACAGCGTGACGGCCAGGGCTCGTGCGCCGTCATCGGTGCCCGGCGGCGACAGGCTGATCACCTCGTGCAGCAGGTCCCGGCTCTCGCGCAGCCCGCCGCAGGCGCCGAGCGCCTCGGCCCGGCGCAGCATCAGATCCCGGCGCGGCACGCCGTGCACCGGCCGCTCGGGCAGGTGCGCGAGGGCGACGCCGAGCCAGTGGGCGCTGCTCGCCGGCGCGGTCGCGGCGGCCTGGCGGGCGGCCTCGGTGAGCACGGCCACGGCGTGCGGGTCCCAGCCGGTCAGCGCCCGCTCGACGTGGTGCGCCCGTTCGCTGACCGGCGCTCCGATCCGGGCCAGTTCGGCGGCGGCCAGGTGGTGCATCCGGGTGCGCAGGGTGGGATCGGTGGTGTCGTGGACGAGGGACCGCAGCACCGGATGCCGGAGCGCCCAACGGCCGTCGGGACCCGGTCGCGCGAGATCTCGCACGGTCAACTCCCGGAAGTCCGACTCAAGTTCATGCTCCGGGCGACCGGTGACGGCCGCCACCAGAGCGGGTGCCGCGTGGTCGCCGAGCACGGCCACGGCCTGGACCGTCCGTCGCTGGTCGTCGGTGAGCGGAGTCAGTTCGTCCAGCAGCAGCGAGCTGAGCCCCGCCGGCCTGCCGGCCTGGAGCAGGGCGAGAAAGTACAGCGGGTTTCCCTCGCTGGCCGTGTACAGCTCGGCGGCGAGACCGGCCGGGCGGTCCGGGGCCAGCGCCGCGAGGCAGGCGTCCCGGTCCAGCGGGCCCAGTTCGAGGCGGAGCACCGTCCCGGACTCCACACCCCGGGTGAGGGCGGCGACGAGCCGCGGCGCGGTCTGCCGTTCCCGCCGGGCCACCACGATCACCACGGGTGCGCGCCGCGGCGGATGCCGGACGAGATGGTCGAGGAGCTCCAGGGACGCCGGGTCCGCCCAGTGCACGTCGTCGAGGGCCACCACGAGGCCGGTGCCGGTGCGCGCGATCCGGGTCAGGAAGGCCGCCGCCGCGCGTTGCAGGGCGAAACGGTCCATGGTGTGGGCCTCGGCGAACGGGGACGGGATCCCAGTTTCGCTGTCGAGGTCGGCGAGGGCGTCGGCGAGAGGCTGATAGGGCAGGTGCCGCTCGTACTCGGTCGCCCGGCCGCGCAGCACCGTCAGGCCCCGGTCCCGCGCCCGTGCGCAGAACTCGGCGACCAGCCTGCTCTTGCCGATACCCGCCGCGCCGGTGACGTCCACGACCGCCGGGCCGTGGCCTGTCCCGGTCAGCCCGTCGAGTACGCCGGCGAGGCGAGCCAGCTCGGTCTGCCGGCCCACCAGCGGAGCCACGTCCCACGGCAATGCGATTCCCCCTGAAACGGGCCCGGGGCCGTCCCGGGCCGATCCGGAGGTTCATGAACGCGAACCCACCGGTCGATTCCGAGGATTGTACGTAGGTCCCGACATGTCCCCGGTCCGCTCCGGCCCCCGCCTCCGGAGACGGGTCAGTCGCGGCCCGAGCCCCGGTAGAGGTCCAGCTCTCCTTCCAACTCCACGGCGAGGACGGTCGCGTACGGGTCGAGGTCGGCCTCCGCGGGCGCGTCGATCCACGTCACGCCGGGCACCGCGTCGAGGCCGCCGATCACCCGGTGGCCCAGCTCGGTGCCCGTGCCGAGGACGGTGACCCTGGTGACGGGATTGCGCAGCCCCCGTACCGCCACCGACTCACGCGGCACGTCGAAGCACGTCAGGTACAGGGTGCGCCGGTCGGCGGAGAGCGTGCTCGGACCGTAGTGGTGTCCTGCGGGCAGTCCGGCGGCCGTGCCGTACACGGCGTCGGAGTGCCGCCGAATCCATGCC
The DNA window shown above is from Streptomyces akebiae and carries:
- a CDS encoding endonuclease, yielding MTTAELFSPTESGYLSQLTRAADRFAERAERRKRNQKLLRTRGVLYADEPERVEKRLNRLGTDWSQARAIDREPTEPRTTSGSTLRLPPEHFGSDMLGLERLIGRNNLTPVAFLEKGALVARSVGRVTLSGPGGGHGTGFMVSPSLLLTNNHVLRSQEEARRSTVAFALQAGMDGRPLVPAVFPLEPQRFFVTDRELDFTLVAVAEQGGRGEALSSFGLLPLSEEQGKIVIGEFVNVIQHPGGEPKQVALRENLVVDILDRFLHSTTDTLRGSSGAPVLNDQWEVVALHHSAVPKTDAEGRPLSVDGTLWTPEMGEDRVAWVANEGVRISRILRALSTIRLTGAAARLRDEVLTAGPTGETVTAPVGTPLPTAPSTPSVDGAKGLPGTDGARVQVTDGIAHLTVPLRISVGLDLSAHPVTPMSSPAPFLAPAPPSPPDGASAVERDVEAALISLRLGRERPYYDRQADAAARDTYYAGIDTGDAEALRRALTELLEDTHSPRPKYRPDRLVYPWVDLHRDGRLRSIYSGKDFSPEEFIRADAAVAEARLARVQELFVRERAAGPAEFEAEFDALEASMPFNCEHVVPQSWFAHKEPMRGDLHHLFACEVACNSFRNNFAYFDFPNFREAEREECGMRDPVGSDRAVIGFEPEAGKGAVARATLYFLLRYPGLVGDVRTEFPESRLPTLLAWHAGEPVSEYERHRNAAIAELQGDRNPLIDHPEWAQKIDFSGVWP
- a CDS encoding helix-turn-helix transcriptional regulator, encoding MPWDVAPLVGRQTELARLAGVLDGLTGTGHGPAVVDVTGAAGIGKSRLVAEFCARARDRGLTVLRGRATEYERHLPYQPLADALADLDSETGIPSPFAEAHTMDRFALQRAAAAFLTRIARTGTGLVVALDDVHWADPASLELLDHLVRHPPRRAPVVIVVARRERQTAPRLVAALTRGVESGTVLRLELGPLDRDACLAALAPDRPAGLAAELYTASEGNPLYFLALLQAGRPAGLSSLLLDELTPLTDDQRRTVQAVAVLGDHAAPALVAAVTGRPEHELESDFRELTVRDLARPGPDGRWALRHPVLRSLVHDTTDPTLRTRMHHLAAAELARIGAPVSERAHHVERALTGWDPHAVAVLTEAARQAAATAPASSAHWLGVALAHLPERPVHGVPRRDLMLRRAEALGACGGLRESRDLLHEVISLSPPGTDDGARALAVTLCAVMERHLGRYTEAVALLRRELARGADLSPAETVRLGLELGSSAPHASPYPDVRDDVARTLELARSLGDEVAEAGGLAVTALGEAYEGNPEAAAEATDRAAALIDSLTDQDLAGLCEPLARLSWAEAFLERYADAERHAERGLVIARRGGLLYVVPHLLLCLSHLHVMTLRLASALELAEEAETIARGIGSDELLAFVLASKAQALVPALPPGDGGAVAVAEEAVARAGAGTGWWASIAWCVLGFAALHAGDPVRARAALLRAGGEDLAGLQPGMRPLFTEVLVSASVLTGDHGDARQWAERARKEAERLDLMAQRASALRSRAQVRLAEGDLAAASELFEQAAEEAGRGRGGLWEAQSLLMGAPLTASAGRPARARAMWERAVRLSGEAGAHLLTGLAEAIRPAVFVESETGPEVGVGRGADAGTPSPEPAAVQLPVLAALSAREREIAALVAKGLTSPAIAERLFLSPRTVETHLSRIYRKTGVTSRAALAALQTRDELREGNA